A genomic stretch from Salarias fasciatus chromosome 18, fSalaFa1.1, whole genome shotgun sequence includes:
- the LOC115405137 gene encoding uncharacterized protein LOC115405137, producing MSSSAQTARPCLASAASELHFSSAPPEETPLHTMLFLPAAALCCLCSEQQVVKPVVSVYPAASRDPLKNHLLCVASAMFPREVQFSWKRLKQNGDLEELNSREGEQLELRESGRFTSILVLGQHDVETKYRCSVKHEGGTVEAETEQVIKVTAPPSTAPSTRPPPSTPPPTLPPSTPPPPPPPAVPSPLWSRERLLCLQYTVLIVKSVVYCFGLSLMMILRNKGPSTSSTHAD from the exons ATGAGCTCGTCTGCTCAAACAGCTCGTCCTTGTTTGGCCTCGGCTGCATCAGAGCTCCActtctcctcagctcctccagaggaaacaccacTGCACACAATGCttttcctcccagctgctgctctctgctgtctgtgttcag agcagcaggtagtGAAGCCCGTGGTGAGCGTGtacccagcagcctccagagatCCCCTGAAGAACCACCTGCTGTGTGTGGCCTCAGCCATGTTCCCTCGTGAGGTCCAGTTCTCCTGGAAAAGACTGAAGCAGAACGGcgacctggaggagctgaactccagagagggagagcagctggagctcagagagTCGGGACGCTTCACCTCCATCTTGGTGCTCGGTCAGCATGATGTTGAAACAAAATATCGCTGCTCTGTGAAGCACGAGGGAGGAACAGTGGAGGCTGAAACAGAGCAAG TCATAAAGGTCACTGCCCCTCCATCTACTGCTCCATCGactcgtcctcctccctctaCTCCTCCTCCTACCCTTCCTCcctctactcctcctcctcctcctcctccagccgtcCCTTCACCACTCTGGTCcagagagaggctgctctgcctgcagtaCACAGTGCTGATAGTGAAGAGTGTGGTCTACTGCTTTGGACTCTCTCTGATGATGATCCTCAGAAACAAAGGACcgtccaccagctccacacatGCTGACTGA